Proteins encoded within one genomic window of Nitrospira sp.:
- the lepB gene encoding signal peptidase I — protein sequence MSLDQNPRNVDKLPGAPRGGGDQAALSEAKLADNTDQSGRKSLVREYAEAIIVAMLLAFAIRVFVVQAFKIPSGSMIPTLQIGDHILVSKLSYGLQWPTDCKVLWSFPPLNCYTSETVVTFGKPQRGDIIVFRFPEDEEKDFIKRIVGLPGDIVQLKNKSVLVNGQPLDDKAFTQRIDPGVIDGTINPRDNFGPVTVPDGSYFVMGDNRDQSLDSRFWGYVREEKIRGRAFRIYWSWNGQGNWTEWVRWERFGKAIQ from the coding sequence ATGAGCCTCGATCAGAATCCGAGAAATGTGGATAAGTTGCCAGGTGCTCCGCGTGGGGGGGGAGATCAGGCCGCGCTCTCGGAGGCCAAACTCGCCGACAACACGGACCAATCGGGGCGAAAGTCTCTTGTCCGGGAATATGCGGAAGCGATCATTGTGGCGATGCTCCTGGCATTTGCCATCCGCGTGTTCGTCGTGCAAGCATTTAAGATTCCATCAGGATCAATGATTCCGACCTTGCAGATCGGCGATCATATTTTGGTCAGTAAGCTCTCCTATGGCCTGCAGTGGCCGACGGACTGTAAAGTGCTATGGAGTTTCCCACCGCTCAATTGCTACACGTCCGAAACGGTTGTGACGTTCGGCAAGCCGCAGCGGGGCGACATCATCGTATTTCGGTTTCCCGAGGATGAAGAGAAAGATTTCATCAAACGCATTGTCGGTCTGCCAGGGGATATTGTCCAACTGAAGAATAAGAGCGTCCTTGTAAACGGCCAGCCACTCGACGATAAAGCCTTTACGCAACGAATCGATCCCGGCGTCATTGATGGGACGATCAACCCCCGCGATAATTTTGGACCGGTGACGGTTCCGGATGGATCGTATTTCGTGATGGGCGATAATCGCGACCAAAGTCTGGACAGCCGGTTTTGGGGCTATGTGCGCGAAGAAAAGATTCGTGGGAGAGCGTTCCGTATCTATTGGTCCTGGAATGGGCAGGGAAATTGGACGGAGTGGGTCAGATGGGAACGATTCGGAAAGGCGATTCAATAA
- the rfaE1 gene encoding D-glycero-beta-D-manno-heptose-7-phosphate kinase — translation MGTIRKGDSITKRSVSSLPSADSNGKSDALSPKVLREYLQRFPQASILVVGDLILDHYVMGRVSRISPEAPVPVVHVESESLRLGGAANVFNNVLALGGKADLCGVIGSDESGRLLMKELGNKRSSRGGVVIDHDRPTTRKSRVIAHNQQIVRYDIEGRSELKVALRQKILRYVESRIRELSCIVVSDYAKGVVSPALMSDLIRLAALRKVPVIVDPKVEHFSYYKGVTVLTPNHLEAAQASGLHGDSDQTIDEAGAMIRQRLGCQSVLITRGEKGMSLYERNGASWHLPTKARQVYDVTGAGDTVIGTLALALSAGASIKTGAVMANYAAGIVVGMVGTATVLPKQLSEAFGDE, via the coding sequence ATGGGAACGATTCGGAAAGGCGATTCAATAACAAAACGCAGCGTCTCTTCCCTTCCGAGTGCAGACTCGAATGGGAAGAGTGATGCGTTGTCGCCCAAGGTGCTCCGAGAGTATCTTCAGCGATTTCCGCAGGCATCGATTCTCGTTGTCGGCGACCTCATTCTCGATCACTATGTGATGGGACGGGTCAGCCGGATTTCCCCAGAAGCTCCGGTTCCGGTAGTTCATGTTGAGTCGGAATCTCTGCGGCTTGGTGGGGCTGCGAATGTGTTCAACAATGTCTTGGCGCTTGGCGGAAAGGCCGATCTCTGCGGTGTGATTGGGTCGGATGAAAGCGGGCGTCTGTTGATGAAGGAGCTCGGCAACAAACGATCAAGCCGCGGGGGGGTGGTGATCGACCATGATCGCCCGACGACCAGAAAAAGTCGCGTGATCGCGCATAACCAGCAGATTGTACGGTATGACATCGAGGGACGGAGCGAACTGAAAGTCGCGCTGCGGCAGAAGATTCTCCGGTATGTGGAGTCACGGATTCGAGAGTTGTCCTGTATCGTGGTGTCGGACTATGCCAAGGGAGTCGTGTCGCCGGCACTCATGTCCGACCTCATACGACTTGCTGCGTTGAGAAAAGTTCCGGTCATTGTCGATCCGAAGGTCGAACATTTCAGCTACTACAAAGGCGTCACCGTGCTGACGCCGAATCATCTTGAAGCGGCTCAAGCCTCTGGGTTGCACGGAGACAGTGACCAGACGATCGACGAAGCCGGCGCGATGATTCGGCAGCGTCTCGGATGTCAGTCCGTCTTGATTACACGCGGTGAAAAAGGCATGAGCTTGTATGAGCGCAACGGCGCGTCGTGGCATTTGCCGACGAAGGCTCGGCAGGTCTACGACGTCACCGGTGCCGGGGATACGGTCATCGGAACCTTGGCGCTGGCCCTGTCGGCTGGAGCCAGCATCAAGACCGGAGCGGTTATGGCGAATTATGCGGCAGGAATCGTGGTGGGTATGGTCGGCACCGCGACGGTCTTGCCGAAACAGTTGTCCGAGGCGTTTGGAGATGAATAA
- the kdsB gene encoding 3-deoxy-manno-octulosonate cytidylyltransferase produces MNKGSRSVTVVIPARYGSSRFPGKPLVELNGKPMIQHVYEQAVACRAVSSVLVATDDERIKQAVEAFGGRVVLVVGDYKTGTDRVAAVARMFAGEYFLDLQGDEIPLNPELLTDLIEPFLESGVGIGTLKRVMDSLEDLHNSAVVKVVTDAKGEALYFSRSPIPFVRDEPGRQVIGGLHYIHLGLYMYTKETLLRFAALPSSRLEDAEKLEQLRALDHGIRIRVWETKHASLRVDRPEDVPDVAERLQQYEAVRRELQNSGVLFKR; encoded by the coding sequence ATGAATAAGGGTTCACGGTCCGTCACCGTTGTGATTCCAGCTCGATATGGCTCGTCACGGTTCCCGGGCAAGCCGCTCGTCGAGCTGAATGGGAAGCCGATGATTCAACATGTCTATGAACAGGCTGTGGCCTGCCGTGCCGTTTCGAGCGTGTTAGTTGCGACCGATGATGAGCGCATCAAGCAAGCCGTCGAGGCCTTTGGTGGACGTGTGGTCCTTGTCGTCGGTGACTATAAGACCGGAACAGACCGCGTCGCGGCAGTGGCTCGCATGTTTGCGGGAGAGTACTTTTTGGACTTACAGGGCGATGAGATTCCACTGAACCCAGAGTTGTTGACTGATCTTATTGAGCCGTTTCTTGAAAGCGGCGTCGGCATAGGGACGTTGAAGCGGGTCATGGACTCTCTAGAGGATCTCCACAATTCCGCAGTGGTCAAAGTCGTGACGGACGCCAAAGGCGAGGCCCTGTACTTTTCCCGATCTCCGATCCCATTCGTCCGTGATGAGCCAGGAAGGCAGGTGATCGGAGGGCTCCACTACATCCATCTGGGCTTGTACATGTATACGAAGGAGACTTTACTGCGATTCGCGGCTCTGCCGTCCAGTCGTTTGGAGGACGCCGAAAAGCTTGAACAACTCCGTGCATTGGACCATGGGATTCGTATTCGGGTGTGGGAAACCAAACACGCCTCGTTGCGAGTTGACCGTCCTGAAGATGTGCCTGACGTCGCGGAACGCCTGCAGCAATACGAGGCGGTCAGGCGTGAGTTGCAGAACAGTGGGGTATTGTTTAAACGATGA
- a CDS encoding CTP synthase: MSKFIFVTGGVVSSLGKGLASASIGNLLESRGLRITFLKLDPYINVDPGTMNPYQHGEVFVTDDGAETDLDLGHYERFTSLSLTKESNYTTGRIYHSVITKERRGDYLGGTVQVVPHVTDEIKQAIMRISKGVDVTIVEIGGTVGDIESLPFLEAIRQMPYDVGRDNVLYVHLTLVPYIGAAGELKTKPTQHSVNKLREIGIQPHILLCRTDRYIPPELKGKIAMFCNVDKDAVITAKDVETIYEVPIVFRKEGLDELIVRQLHLETGQPNLREWDAMIQKIKRPKHEISVALVGKYVGLKECYKSLGEALVHGGIDHETKVNINWIESEDIERQGTERILREADGILIPGGFGTRGIEGKVTAIRYARERQVPFLGLCLGMQCAAIEFARNVAGLAGANSAEFDEHTPHPVINLMPDQQGVSDKGGTMRLGSYLCKLSDGTLAQKTYGVSEVRERHRHRYEFNNAYREQLISKGLALSGVSPDGRLVEIIELKDHPWFLGTQFHPEYSSRPHRPHPLFSGFVGAALRKKLGH; the protein is encoded by the coding sequence ATGAGCAAGTTTATTTTCGTGACTGGCGGCGTGGTCTCATCACTTGGGAAAGGGCTGGCGTCGGCTTCTATCGGAAATCTGTTGGAAAGCCGAGGCTTGAGAATCACCTTTCTAAAGTTGGATCCCTATATCAACGTCGACCCCGGCACGATGAACCCCTATCAACACGGAGAGGTCTTTGTCACGGACGACGGAGCGGAGACGGATCTTGACCTGGGACATTATGAGCGATTCACCTCGTTATCGCTGACGAAAGAGAGCAATTACACGACCGGTCGAATCTATCACTCGGTTATCACGAAAGAGCGTCGCGGGGATTATCTTGGTGGAACGGTCCAGGTCGTCCCGCATGTGACGGATGAGATCAAACAGGCGATCATGCGCATCTCCAAAGGCGTCGATGTGACGATCGTCGAGATCGGCGGCACGGTCGGCGACATTGAAAGCTTACCGTTTCTCGAGGCCATTAGGCAGATGCCGTACGACGTCGGGCGCGACAATGTGTTGTATGTCCACTTGACCCTCGTGCCCTACATCGGGGCGGCTGGTGAATTGAAAACCAAGCCGACGCAACATTCAGTCAACAAGCTTCGTGAGATCGGCATTCAGCCCCATATCCTCTTGTGCCGCACCGACCGGTATATTCCCCCGGAGCTCAAGGGCAAGATTGCCATGTTCTGTAATGTGGATAAGGATGCGGTCATCACGGCCAAAGATGTCGAGACCATCTACGAGGTTCCGATCGTCTTCAGAAAAGAGGGGTTGGACGAATTGATTGTTCGTCAGCTTCATCTGGAGACCGGCCAGCCTAATCTTCGCGAGTGGGATGCGATGATCCAGAAGATTAAGCGGCCAAAGCATGAAATTTCCGTTGCATTGGTAGGCAAGTATGTGGGGCTGAAAGAATGTTACAAGAGCCTGGGAGAAGCGCTGGTTCACGGTGGAATCGATCATGAGACCAAGGTCAACATCAATTGGATCGAGTCCGAAGACATCGAGCGGCAAGGGACGGAGCGTATCCTACGCGAGGCTGATGGCATCTTGATCCCCGGTGGATTTGGGACGAGGGGGATCGAGGGAAAAGTGACGGCCATTAGGTATGCGCGGGAACGTCAGGTCCCGTTTCTCGGTCTGTGTTTAGGGATGCAATGTGCTGCGATCGAGTTTGCGAGAAATGTAGCCGGATTGGCCGGTGCCAACAGCGCCGAGTTTGACGAGCACACCCCCCATCCGGTGATCAATCTCATGCCCGATCAGCAGGGCGTGAGCGACAAGGGTGGGACCATGCGACTGGGCTCGTATCTTTGCAAGTTGAGCGACGGGACGCTGGCGCAGAAAACGTATGGGGTGAGCGAGGTGCGTGAACGCCATCGCCATCGCTATGAATTCAACAATGCCTATCGAGAGCAGCTGATCTCGAAGGGGCTGGCCTTGAGTGGAGTGTCTCCCGATGGTCGCCTTGTCGAGATTATTGAGTTGAAGGATCACCCCTGGTTTTTAGGCACCCAGTTCCATCC